The Micropterus dolomieu isolate WLL.071019.BEF.003 ecotype Adirondacks linkage group LG20, ASM2129224v1, whole genome shotgun sequence genome has a segment encoding these proteins:
- the trmt10c gene encoding tRNA methyltransferase 10 homolog C: protein MLRCFTTQGFYELWKCNNFVLTCLTKRKAIRILPVSSACHQRLHIPALHFSTGSPVWKDALEPKIEKSEEIQTIDLDKWKSVMRSQAASEEKQQVNDEEEASDDDENLNDARDDLKDGSSLEATRDLVAMWRQAGKLVPQEMTEDEVQTLAELTTKSSRKKYLKYLAIKEGHKRARKEKQQQRKADREASMEQKRDQDSDAEEGDDQRGQERKSTFLLQFWSRSLDKLLAWRSAQAMLFGQPLVFDMSYESNMARREVENTVSQLMEVEGWNRRATEPFHLHFCNLQPDGAYKQELLKRYGAEAWKRLLITSTDRQHVDLFPRERLVYLTADSPNVLRTFDHSKVYIIGSLVDRSIQSGLSLANAKRLKLTTARLPLDEFLHWEIGAKNLTLDQMIRIMLTLKDTGKWEEALKFVPKRKHDGFHHQQTQKEITKNRVRGATNHGPRDDGGRWLRLDERTFNNEGQGLYRPNKQSGITGRDRMAGLPSDRENKAAATRVRTSFQSNMGGRKGAGKSKMWWDDE from the coding sequence ATGTTACGGTGCTTTACTACCCAGGGTTTTTATGAACTCTGGAAATGcaataattttgttttaaccTGTCTGACCAAGAGGAAAGCCATACGTATTCTCCCAGTCAGCAGCGCCTGTCATCAACGACTACACATCCCTGCTCTCCACTTCAGTACTGGGAGCCCAGTGTGGAAAGATGCTCTCGAGCCAAAAATAGAGAAATCCGAAGAAATACAGACAATAGATCTGGACAAATGGAAATCTGTAATGAGATCCCAAGCTGCATCAGAAGAGAAACAACAAGTCAATGATGAAGAGGAAGcaagtgatgatgatgaaaaccTAAATGACGCACGAGATGATTTAAAGGATGGTTCCTCACTTGAGGCAACTCGGGACCTGGTTGCAATGTGGCGGCAAGCTGGCAAGCTTGTACCTCAAGAGATGACTGAGGATGAGGTTCAGACGCTGGCTGAACTCACCACCAAGTCATCCAGGAAGAAGTACCTTAAGTACCTGGCCATCAAGGAGGGCCATAAAAGGGCCCGTaaggagaagcagcagcagaggaaggcAGACAGGGAAGCCTCAATGGAACAGAAAAGAGACCAGGACAGTGATGCAGAGGAAGGGGATGATCAGAGAGGACAGGAGCGTAAAAGCACATTCCTCCTCCAATTCTGGAGCCGCTCCCTGGACAAGCTGCTGGCCTGGAGGAGCGCCCAGGCCATGCTGTTCGGTCAGCCACTGGTGTTTGACATGAGCTATGAGTCTAACATGGCCAGGCGGGAGGTAGAGAACACAGTGTCCCAGCTGATGGAGGTGGAAGGGTGGAACCGGCGTGCCACAGAGCCCTTCCACCTCCACTTCTGCAACCTGCAGCCAGACGGGGCCTACAAGCAGGAGCTGCTCAAACGATATGGTGCAGAGGCCTGGAAACGCCTACTCATCACCAGCACTGACCGCCAGCACGTTGATCTGTTCCCACGTGAACGGCTTGTCTACCTCACCGCAGACTCCCCCAATGTTCTCCGCACGTTTGACCACTCCAAGGTGTACATCATTGGATCTCTAGTGGACCGGTCTATTCAGTCAGGCTTGTCGTTGGCCAATGCCAAGCGCCTGAAGCTGACTACAGCCCGCTTACCGCTGGATGAGTTCCTCCACTGGGAGATCGGAGCCAAAAATCTGACTCTGGACCAGATGATCCGCATCATGCTCACTCTCAAGGACACGGGGAAATGGGAGGAGGCGTTGAAGTTTGTGCCTAAACGGAAGCACGATGGCTTCCACCATCagcagacacagaaagaaattACCAAGAACAGAGTCAGGGGGGCCACAAATCATGGACCAAGAGACGACGGTGGCAGGTGGTTAAGATTGGACGAAAGGACATTTAATAATGAGGGCCAAGGTCTTTACAGGCCGAATAAACAGTCTGGGATCACTGGTAGAGACAGAATGGCTGGACTGCCCAGTGACAgggaaaacaaagcagctgcaACCAGAGTACGGACATCATTTCAGAGCAACATGGGGGGAAGAAAAGGTGCAGGCAAAAGCAAGATGTGGTGGGATGACGAGTGA